In Myxococcales bacterium, the DNA window CTGGTTCGGGGTTTTTGTGGGTAGGTGCGTGGTGGACGAGGTGGGACGCGCTCGGGTCCGGGCGAGTCGAGCCGGCCGTCCTGGCGTGGCCGTCGTCAGAGCGTTGGCAATACCAGCCCATGTTGGCGGCGCGTCATCTCGGGGACGTCCGTCGCGAGCACGTCGTAGGCGAGGCCCGCGAACACCGACGTCGGCTGAAGGTGCCGATCGACGTAGGCACCCCACGCCGCCCGGATCGTGCCGGTGTCGCCGGTCGTGACGGCATGTCGCACCTTGTCACGATCCGGCGTGAGGGTCGTCGTGACGTGAGTCGTGTAGAGCGAGATGAGGTCGGGGCGATCGAGCTTGCAGACACGAATCGTCCAGTCGCCTCTCAGGCTCCCGTTTCGCGCCCGTAGGGTCCACCGCGGGGCCACGCCGGGTCTCCGCTCCTCGACGTACTCGAGGTGATCGAGCCCGCTCTCGGTAGCAGGATCGATGAGGAGGGGCTGCTCTTGGCCGGGTGGCGACTGCTGCGGCGTGAGCGGCGTGCTGCCCACGGCCAGGGGGAATTTGTCGAGCTTGGCCGGCGACTGATTGCAGTTGCGGCACGAGAAGAGCAGGTTTTCCCACGTGTACGCGAGCCACCAATATCCGTGCGTCGAGGTGGAGCCGGGTTTGCGATCGGCGCGCACCGCGGGTCGAAAGTGCTCCACGTCGTTCCGCTTCGACTGCTCGCGATGCTCGCAGTAGGCACACTTGTAGTGCTGGGCGGTCCATAGGTCGTCGTGCGCGACCTTGTAGGTGCCCGGGAGGTCCTTACGGCTCGCGGGACCAGCAGGCTGAAGCGTGGCCAGCGCAGCCGCCCGGGCCGTTGCGAGCGCGGCGGGCTCGTTCGCGGGGCGGTGTACGCGAATCACGACGGGCTCCGCGCGACGGGCTCCCATCCCGGGTCGAGCCCCAGCCTTTGGAGCTTGGTACGGAGCGCCGACATCTCGGCGTCCTCTGCGTCGGTCCTCGCCGGGTTCCCCACGAGGAAGGCGTAGCGACGGTGGTCCTCGGCGATGTCTCGTGGCTCGAGCTCGGAGATCCCGAAGAAGTCTCGATAGAGCTCACTCCCGGTGAGCAGCATGGGCGAGACCTCCGAGCTGCGCGCCACGACGCTCCCTTCCTCGTCGAGGTCGAGCAGCACGACCTCTTCGGCGGTGAGCGCGGGCAGCACCATCGGCGAGTGCGTGGTGACCACGAACTGCACCTTGGGGAAGGCCGCCTTTAGCGCGGTGACGAGGCGCGCCTGCCACCGGGGATGAAGGTGGAGGTCGATCTCGTCGATGAGCACGAGGCCACGGATCTCCTTCGCGTCGATCTCGGTGCTCGGCCCCGCCTCGAGGAGCACGTGGCCAAGGAAGTCGGCAATCCATGCGATCGTCGACTGGTAGCCCTGGGAGAGCCAGGTCGCGGGAATGGCGACCTCGCCCTCGCCCGAGCGCATACGAAAGCGGCTCCCTTCCACGAGGTCCTGGCCCGAGCGAATCCCGCCGCGCCCGCGGAGCTCGATGTCGAGGGCGTCCTTCGGGAGCAGCTCACCGTGGATCAAGACGTCCCGGAGGAGGCGCGCGAAGACCTTGGGATCTTCGAGGAGGTCCGCGAACCCGGTCCCGACGATGGCACCGCGATCGAACAGGCTGAGGAGGCGCGCGCTCGAGGCGTTCGACACGGGCTCCACGGCACCGGGTCGGGGTAGCACCCGGTTGGTCCCGTACCCCGCGACGAACCAGTGTGGCAGGTTCCTTCCTCGCACCTCGAAGAGCGCATCGCCGCGTGCATCGTCCTTGTCGTTGCCGTCGTCGAGGTACGTCGACTCCCCCAACATCGAGGTCATGCCCGGCGGGATCGTCAGGTCGGACGACAGCAGGCTCGGCGCCTGGGCTCCGGCGCGCCTCTTCGGGTGCTCGCGTCGAGGCTCGAGCGGGAGAGTGAAGATGGCGTGGAGATGCGCCGCACGTTCGCCGCGCTTGTCCAAGAGGGACGCGAGATCGCCGAGCTCGTTGGCCCTCGCAGCGCCGCTCGCTGCGAGCGCGATCGCGCGAAGGATCGAGGTCTTGCAGCGCCCGTTCTCGCCGATGAGCACGGTCCACATCCGCGGCGAGCCGTCCGCGTGGACGAAGTCCAGGTGAAGCTCGCGGAGGAGCTTCACGTTGTCGATGTCGATGCTCTTCAGGTACACGGGCCGAGCATACCGCGGGCCGGGCCGCGAGGCGCGGAAGAGCGCTCGAGAGGGCTCCTTGGCGCCGGCGCCTTGGCCCTTGCGCACGCTTCGTGCGGGCGCCCGAGGCGCCTCAGGGGTAGGCCACGGGGAACGCGACGGCCATGGTCCCGTGGGCAGCCTCCGGAACGCTCACCTCGAAGATGGCCATCATGAGGCTCCACGCCGGGTGGTTCACGCTCCCCCCCTTGGTGAGGCGCGAGACGCGGGAGGGTCGACCTACCGCTGCCCCGAGGCGGACACGCGCACCGAGCGCGGGGTCCCCTCGGCGTCGCTGCCTTCGATCACGAGAGCGTCGGCACCTTGGTAGTCGCGGCGCTTCGTGCGGATGCGCGCGAGGAAACCGGGGAGGTGCTTCTCGACGAACCTCGGATCGTTGCTCGGCGCGAGCGTGACCTGCCACTCGTAGAAGCGCGCGCCCTTGGCCCCGATGGTCACGTCGCTCACGGCCGCGCACCGGTAGTAGTGATTCAGCGTGGCTCGGACGCATCGTGCCCAGGCGTCGCGGTCGCCGCGGTCCTTGTCGCTCGGCTCGATGCGCGCGCCGAAGTCGGGGTGAGGGCCGTGGAGCGGAGTGCGGTTCCTTCGGAAGTTCTCCTCGCTCACGCCCTTGTCGCTGTTGCAGCGTTTGCACAAGGTCTGGAGGTTCGCGAGATCGTTCCCTCCGCCGTGGTACACGGACTGGATATGGTCGACTTGAAGCCACTTCTTGTCGGTCGAGCCGCAGGATAGGCAAGTCCAGCCGTCACGTTGCTTCACGGCGAGCTTCACGTCCTCCGAGGGCTCCGGGAGAGGGTATCGCTCGGTGGGTTCGCTGACCGAAGCGCCGTGCGCCGACGGCTGGCCCCCTGTCGTCTCGTCGTTCTCGAGGCGGCGCGAGCGGAGCTCGAACTGATCACGGAAGGCCTCGAGCGTGCCGTAGATGGCCCTCCAGTAGCGGTCGACGCGATCGAACTCGTTGCGCACGAAGCCCGGGATCTCGCGGCGGCCGATGTTGCGCTCGAACGCTATCCGCGCCAGGGCGTCGAGGTCGTGGTGCCAGCGCTCGCCGAACGGGAAGAAGGTCGGCAGGTCCCCGAGGGACTGGGCGACGTGCCTGACGAGCTGGAACACGTCGTGCGTGAGGTCGCCGCCCATGCGGTCTTTCGTGGCGAGGCCGGCCTCGGCGCAGAGGGCCTCGATCGTGGCTCGCGTGGCCTCGAACGTCACGAGCGGGTCGACGAACGCCTTGAGATCGCGCTTCGCGAGGCCTTCGACGAGCGCGGCGAGCTTCTCTTGCTCGGCCTCGTACACCAAGACGAGGCGCTCCACCTGCTCGATGTCGCCGTCGGCGTCGACCTGGGTGTCGAAGCGCACGTGGTACCACCCCACGGGGACCGTCTCGAGGAACGTCACGGGCTGCGCGTGGGCGGGCTGGTACATCTGGGCCGCGAGCTTGCGCAGAAGATCGATCGACACGAGGTGGAGCGGGACGCGCTCCCGCGAGGGCGCCTTCGTGTCGGACGTGGGGCCTTCGTCGAGGCGAAATTCGGCCCAATTGATGAGGCCGCGCCAGTCGTCGATGAACGAGACGACGTACGCCTTCTCGGTGCCGCCGAACTTCGGGCCACGAAGGGCCCGGCCCACCATTTGGGTCATGAGGACGCGGCTCGTCGTTTGCCGCGTGAGGAACACGCTCTGCACGTCGGGGACGTCCGTGCCCTCGGTGAGCATGCGCACGTTGACGAGGACATCGAGCTTGCCCTCTTTGAAGGCGCGAATCGCCTTCGTATTGTCGTCCGCGGTGCGGCGGTTGCGGGCGTCGACGGTGGCGAGCTTGGCGTCGACGTGGGAATACACCACGTCGGCGCGGACGCCATGGCGGAGGAGGGCCGTGCGTAGGTAGTCGCACTGGGTCCAACGGTCGGCGAAGATGAGGGTCTTGCCGTACTTCTCTCGGTTCTTGACGTACGTGTCGACGATCACGTCGTTGCGGGCCTGGTTCTCGGCGAGCCACGCGACGATATCTTCTGGGATATCGGAGTACGTGCCGAGCCACCGTTCGAGCTTGCGCTCGTCGACCTCGGGGGCCACGTGCGTCTTGCACTCTTCGATGATGGGCTTCGCGAGGATCTGCGCGGCCATGAGGCTCTGCGCGGTCACTTGGTGAAGGATGCCCTGCGGGAAGAGCCGGCCGAGCCACCCTTTGCGGAGCTTGTTCTCGTAGATGGGCGTCGCCGTGAGGCCGAGCACACGAAGGCCCTTGATGCGCTCGCGCAGCGCCTCGACGAAGCTCGCGTAGGTGGGGGCGGGTGCGTGGTGGGCCTCGTCGAACACGACGAAGAGCTTGTCGCCGGCCGCCTCGACGAAGGCGAAGAGCGCCGCGTGATCGTCGCGAAAGCCCCCGGAGATCGTCTGAAGGGAGGCGATGAGCACGTCGTCCTCGGCGGAGACCGACGCGAGCTTGGCGTGCCCGGGCATGCCCGAGACGACGCGCACGCGTAGGGTCTCCTTGGGCTCGCGCACCATGGCCACCTCGACGGGGCGGTCGATCGCGCCCATGGGGCCGAACGTCTCGAGGGCTTGCTCGAGCAGGTGGTGCGAGTGGGCGAGCCAGAGCACCTTGTACCCTTCGGAGAGCGGCCATTCGCACAAGAAGCGCACGGCGGTGAACGTCTTGCCGCCGCCCGTCGGGAGCACCACGAGGCCGCCCCTGCCCTCGGGAGGGGAGGGCCGGTCGAACCAGGCTTTGAGCTTTTTGAGCGTCTCGACCTGATGGGCCTGAGCCTCCCTCACGGAGGCGCGGTGCATGCGGGCCTTGGCGAGATCGTACTCCCGCACGAAGGGGTTGAGGGGGGCGGGACCTGCGTTGGAGTGGCTCATCGTAGGGATAGACGCGCGGGGTGGCGGGCTTCTGACGAAGCTCAGGTGGGAAGGAGCTCTTTGTGCTCGGCGAGCCCGACGAACGAGGCAAGCTTCACGGCTTGTTTCGGGCGAAGCGCGAGGGTGCGGCAGAAAAAGAGCTGAACCTGCTCGGTCACGGCGTCCTCGACGCAGAAGATGCCGGGGGCGAGGCGAAGGGGGGCCTCACCCGGGAGCTCCAGGTACGCCCACCCCTTCGTCATGCGGTGGCTCGTCTCGGTGTGCCGCACACGAAAGCTGGGCGACTCGCCGTGCAGCACCCGCAGGCGGTAGCGGTAGGCTTTGGTCTCTCCCGCCTCGGTGCTGGCGACGCACACGAGCTCCCCCTTGAAGAGTGGGCCCATGGCGCTACGCAGGGCCTTCTCGGTGGCTACGAGCGCGGGCTCGACGGCCGTGTACGAGGCTTGAGGGGCGTTCGACGCGTGGTGGAGCTTGTTGCGGATCTGAACCGCCTCGACGAGGCCTTGAAAGAGAGCCTTGTCGTCGAGCAAATTCGCACCGACCTCGGCGACGGCGGCATGGGCGGCAGGCCGAAGGGCCGAGAGCCTTCGCGCGAGCTCGACCCACGTGCCGAAGGAGATGGGGGGACCGGGGGCCGTGTCGTTCGAGACGAAGGGCCCGAGGATGGTGTGGCACGCCGCCGCCGCGTCACCCTCGGGCTCGCGGAGCGCCGCGAGCTGGGCGAACACGATGTAGGCACACGCGCGCTCGAGCGCGTCGAGGCGGGAGAGCACCCGCTTGGCCTCGGACTGGCTGGCGATGAGCTTGTCGGCGACGACGAACGGGTGCGGGAGCTCCGGGGTCGCGACCGGAGGGGGCGGAAGAGGCGGGGGGGCCGGCGGAGCGTGGCGCAGCGTGATGGTGAGAGTGTCGTTCGGGAACGCCTTCTCGAGCGCAGGTGTGCAGACGAGCCCGTGAGCCTCGAACGCCTCGTGGATGTAGGCGTTCACGCGCGTCCCCCTGCGCGCGAAGCCGAACCACGCGACGAGCTCTTGCACCGTCACGCGGGCGGTCCCGCTGGCGCGGACGGGGCCGAGGACGGAGGTTTCGAAGGCAGGGGGTACCCAGGGGGTCATTGGGCTACGTGCTGGTTAGGACCCACCGTTTGCCCAGCGCTTTGCGTCTTCGCGTATCTTCGACTCATCGAAGACGATGTCGCAGGCATGAGCGAGGTCCTTGAGTGCCGCGATTTCCTCCTTGTGGAGAGTGCCGTCTACAGCCGCACACAGGCACGCTGCGCGGTAGAGCTCGGCAGCAACCTCCCGCGGTGTCCACCCAACCTCGCTCAGGTAGGCCTCGCGGTCAAAGTTAACGAGTCGCTCGACATCTTGAATCGCATCTGAATCCACGCCGAGCGCCTTCATTCGTGAAACTACGTTCTTGACGAGGAGAGCCTCCCGAACGTCGGTCTTGCGGTCCGCGTTTGTGATCATCCAGAGCGTGCGGAGAAGTAGCTTGGGGTCGTCCAAAGCAGCAACGTCGATCTGGTTCGCAGATTCTTTGATGGCGGACCTTCCACGGCATGTGGAACTTACGCGAAGCCCGATTGATCGTGTGGTTAGGTAGTTCATCCCCAAGCTGAGGGGGATTGTTACGAATGGGATTGCAAATTTGATAATGTTTCGCTGGAGAAGATGCTTTCCTATGATGGGAAACGCCCTTAGGGCAGCGAGGAGAGGGCCCTTTACGACTGTCTTGATCCCTTGCCGTGCGGCCTCGGGGGCCGCCCCCTGGACTGCGTTGCGCGCGAGCTCGCCTGCCTTGATTCCGAAGGCTGCCTTTAGGATGTCGATTAGGTCGATAGGGTCGTCGAGGTTCGGGGTGACGCCATACAGTGTCGCTATGTCGTACGCGAGGCGGAGCTGAATTTGGGTGGTGAAGAATAGGTCCATCGTGAAGCTTGCGACGGCTCCTGGGACTGTAACAGGTGACGCCCCGCCCCGCTTCCAATGGTGGCTGCGACCGCAGCGGAGTACGCCGAGGACGTCAGAAACCCCTCGATCGCCGAATAGTTGCTCGCTAGCTTGATCCGCAGATCGACGATGCCGTCCGCTGGAATGCCGGGGTACTTTTCGCGAAAGTACCCCGCGTTCACCTTCTTGCCGTAGCTGTCGAGTGAATGGTGAAGGAGAGTATGAAACCAGTTGCCGTCATTGACGGCATCCATTGTGATCGATTTGGCGAACTTGTGAAGTTCGTCCATGTCTTTCTTGACTGCTGCCTCGTCCTCTTTGTTGCTCAACCCGCTCCTTGCGCGTCTTGGCCGAAAGCACCCCAATCACCCCAATCACCCCACCACCACCTTGGCCCCCGAAGGCCCGCTCACCGCGGATCCCTCGACCTTATCCCCCTTCTCCAACCCCGAAATCTTCCGGGCCACGAAGACCTCGTGGCGGGCCATTTGGGCGTCGTGGTGGGCGAAGACCAAGGGGCCCAGGTCGAAGACCTCTTCGCCGTCAAGGAGGTAGCAGAAGGTGTCTTTGAGCTTCTGGGGCAGCGTCATGCGGCGCACGGGGAACATGTCCGAGGAGCCCTCGAGCACGCGGACGCTGAAGTGGTAGCGGTTCGGGTGGTCCATGTCCTCGAAGCGCACGGAGACCACGAGGCGCGTCTCGGTCAGGGGCGAAATCGCCTTCTTGAAGCGCTCCCAGAGCGCCGTGAGGCCCGGCTCGGCCTCGGCCACGAGCTCGCTCGTCGGCGTCACCGAGTGGGAGAAGACGTTGCGCTCCTCCACCACCTCGGTCATCACCTCGTTCATCAAGGGTGAAGGTTTGCCCTCGAGCGTCGAGAGGGCACGCACCGCGCGCACCAGGGCCGCGCTGCCCGGCGTGACCATGGCCGAGAGGCGCCACGCGAGCTCGTGCCACGCGCCCATCGAGATGGGTTTGCCGAGCACCTTCTTCAGGAGCGCGAGGGCCTTGTCCGGCATTTTGCCGCCGTTTTGCGCGGTCACGAGCGAGAGCGCGCAGCCGGCCATGAACGCGAGGGCCTTCTCGAAGGCGTCGCGGTACGTCTTCACGCGGAGGATCGCCTCGGGCTGCGTGGTCAAGAGGGCGTCGAACCTCGCGATGGGGTACGGGAACGGGCGCGCGCGGCTCGAGGGGGGAATCGAGGGGACGTCGTCGTTCGCGGGCTCGGGGCTGCTCAGGCGAATGCCGAGGCGCTTCGCTTGTTCGAGCACGTCGTCGGTGGCTTTTTGCTGGCCGTCCGGCGGGTAGCCGGTGCGCTTCAGCACCTTCTTGACCTCGATGCGCAGCTTGGCCTGCACGCTCTCTTTGCGGGTCCAGTCGATGGTGGCGTTTTCTCGCACCACCTGGGTCACCTCGCGGGCGATTTCGCAGAGCTGCACGTCGCCGAGCACCTTCACGGCGCTCTCGTTCTCGGCGAGGGCCTCGTAGAAGGCGGCTTCGTCTTTGGTGAGCTTGAGCGCGTCGCCTTGAGCGTCGGCCTCGCGCATCTTCTTGGCGAGCTCGATGAGCTCGGCGATGACCTGCGCCGCCTCGATGGTGCGGTTTTGGTACCGGCGCACCGCGTCTTCGAGCATCTCGGAGAATTTGCGCTGCTGCACCAGGCTGCGCTCCCCGCGGGCGCGCACCTCGTCGGCCAAGAGGCGCTCGAGCAGCATCGCCGCGAGGTTCTCGTTTTTCATGCCCTTGAGCTCGGAGAGGAACTCGGGGGACAGAATGGAGATATCGGGTTTGGGCAGGCCGGCGGCGTCGAACACGTCGAGCACGTCGGCCGTGACCACGGCACCCTCGACGATTTGGCGCACGGCGTGGCCTAGGTCTTGGCTCGGGGGGCGTTTGCCGCGCTCGAGCTTCACGAGGCCCACCTTCACGGCTTGGTAAAACGCGACCTCTTCGCGCACCTCTTCGCAAAACTCGTGAGG includes these proteins:
- a CDS encoding DEAD/DEAH box helicase family protein, with amino-acid sequence MSHSNAGPAPLNPFVREYDLAKARMHRASVREAQAHQVETLKKLKAWFDRPSPPEGRGGLVVLPTGGGKTFTAVRFLCEWPLSEGYKVLWLAHSHHLLEQALETFGPMGAIDRPVEVAMVREPKETLRVRVVSGMPGHAKLASVSAEDDVLIASLQTISGGFRDDHAALFAFVEAAGDKLFVVFDEAHHAPAPTYASFVEALRERIKGLRVLGLTATPIYENKLRKGWLGRLFPQGILHQVTAQSLMAAQILAKPIIEECKTHVAPEVDERKLERWLGTYSDIPEDIVAWLAENQARNDVIVDTYVKNREKYGKTLIFADRWTQCDYLRTALLRHGVRADVVYSHVDAKLATVDARNRRTADDNTKAIRAFKEGKLDVLVNVRMLTEGTDVPDVQSVFLTRQTTSRVLMTQMVGRALRGPKFGGTEKAYVVSFIDDWRGLINWAEFRLDEGPTSDTKAPSRERVPLHLVSIDLLRKLAAQMYQPAHAQPVTFLETVPVGWYHVRFDTQVDADGDIEQVERLVLVYEAEQEKLAALVEGLAKRDLKAFVDPLVTFEATRATIEALCAEAGLATKDRMGGDLTHDVFQLVRHVAQSLGDLPTFFPFGERWHHDLDALARIAFERNIGRREIPGFVRNEFDRVDRYWRAIYGTLEAFRDQFELRSRRLENDETTGGQPSAHGASVSEPTERYPLPEPSEDVKLAVKQRDGWTCLSCGSTDKKWLQVDHIQSVYHGGGNDLANLQTLCKRCNSDKGVSEENFRRNRTPLHGPHPDFGARIEPSDKDRGDRDAWARCVRATLNHYYRCAAVSDVTIGAKGARFYEWQVTLAPSNDPRFVEKHLPGFLARIRTKRRDYQGADALVIEGSDAEGTPRSVRVSASGQR
- a CDS encoding AAA family ATPase; this encodes MYLKSIDIDNVKLLRELHLDFVHADGSPRMWTVLIGENGRCKTSILRAIALAASGAARANELGDLASLLDKRGERAAHLHAIFTLPLEPRREHPKRRAGAQAPSLLSSDLTIPPGMTSMLGESTYLDDGNDKDDARGDALFEVRGRNLPHWFVAGYGTNRVLPRPGAVEPVSNASSARLLSLFDRGAIVGTGFADLLEDPKVFARLLRDVLIHGELLPKDALDIELRGRGGIRSGQDLVEGSRFRMRSGEGEVAIPATWLSQGYQSTIAWIADFLGHVLLEAGPSTEIDAKEIRGLVLIDEIDLHLHPRWQARLVTALKAAFPKVQFVVTTHSPMVLPALTAEEVVLLDLDEEGSVVARSSEVSPMLLTGSELYRDFFGISELEPRDIAEDHRRYAFLVGNPARTDAEDAEMSALRTKLQRLGLDPGWEPVARSPS